A window of Corallococcus macrosporus DSM 14697 contains these coding sequences:
- the rnr gene encoding ribonuclease R: MSLSPDLLKQLLAEADHPLGIKELLRLAGLHPGQQTELKRTLRELVRQGDILKEGKRFVPRQPSRREADARAREPGAPEAWRQRTAGGFRDGASGRGARHTPPRVGPGGYAARRQEGDARGKGSGWQERGPGRERRGAPKQGGGFRRERAERPGRRGRFSEAEGQDLLEGILHVHRDGFGFVHPSSGEGDNVFLPPHEAQRALDNDRVVVAVSGRPPRLEGRLVRVVQRRRELAVGTYVVKGRYAVVYPTDSSLPGPIRVPLTQMAREGDLVKVQLGIGAQMLDPDRGLHGEVAGSLGKPGTPGAEVLGVAYSQGFSDEFPPEVMSEADRYAVRVSDEEARGEQRRDLRAMPLITIDGEDARDFDDAVYVEDRPDGWRLVVAIADVSHYVWEGSALNTEALRRATSVYLPDRVLPMLPERLSNGICSLRPDEDRLCMVADMTYDRRGHRQSHDLYPAVMRSAARCTYNEVQDVLDGKDVPHRNALKPHFERLMALARALMKMRKERGAIDFDLPEHKVVLGEDGLPERMDKRERKDSHRLIEECMLAANEAVAMFFQDEGLPTVYRFHGEPDPEKLATFAALAEAYGFKMRVEDGVASKELDAFISQLQGHPEQRALNQLLLRSMMQAIYTSSRVGHYGLAAEHYLHFTSPIRRYPDLLVHRLLKAHWARRGRKPSPSMLEREEDQLEDMAAQCSERERAAMQVEREVVSFYACLMMKDRVGEEFAATVAAITDFGFFVELDEEHVEGLVKAETLGPGAKLDKLTHSLVYANGRRVRVGQKLRVRLTSVNVTAKKIDFEALQFEGEAPLSRAGTAGAQPHRRQAWMAEAPSHRERGGRREQREQRPGRREREAAGRGPSQGTREEMDAGRPRGRFSRDGRREEAAPHRNEPRFPPRAPEGQGTQPTESPAWSKRRTFIRPEPPVAAPVAETAAPRPPEAPSAPAPWEVPTGEEGARSPHPGFDRIRALAAQRHGGADTRGAGPGRPHAKQKPQGGPGPRYPAPKPRPPSEDGKAFSMEPPRPPPEDEQAFSMEPPRPQPEARVEAPARVLAPAHVKAEPAAPTPVAEGPVSSAPTRVDRPKAAEPANEAPAQKGQAAEVKSAALKAERTPPRQEVGEGASRNAKDKNAAPTQAATAAGAKAAVSAPAKKAAGVKAAVSAPAKKAAGTAAVSTPAKKAAGTAAVSTPGKKAARKAQVQVPAKKAAGTAAVSTPGKKAVTSKATVSAPAKKAAAPEAQVKVSAKQAIASRATANVPAKKAVTSKATVSAPAKKAAAPEAQVQVPAKQATASRATVNVPAKKAVTSKATVGAPAKKAAAPEAQVKVSSKEAAAPKAPVKVPTKKAAAPEAQVKVSSKEAAAPKAPVKVPTKKAAVPKAQVKVPAKQAKASGAAKQAKASGAAKQAKASGAAKKQGPSGSKKR; encoded by the coding sequence GTGAGCCTTTCTCCAGATCTCCTCAAGCAGCTCCTCGCAGAAGCAGACCACCCGCTGGGCATCAAAGAGCTTCTCCGGCTCGCGGGCCTGCACCCTGGACAGCAGACAGAGCTCAAGCGCACCCTGCGCGAGCTCGTCCGCCAGGGCGACATCCTCAAGGAAGGCAAGCGCTTCGTGCCCCGGCAGCCCTCGCGGCGCGAGGCCGACGCGCGCGCCCGGGAGCCGGGTGCTCCTGAGGCGTGGCGTCAGCGGACCGCTGGTGGCTTCCGCGACGGCGCCTCCGGCCGAGGCGCGCGGCACACGCCTCCCCGCGTGGGGCCCGGGGGCTATGCGGCCCGCCGGCAGGAAGGGGACGCGCGCGGCAAGGGCTCGGGCTGGCAGGAGCGCGGCCCAGGGCGTGAGCGCCGGGGGGCCCCGAAGCAGGGAGGTGGCTTCCGGCGGGAGCGGGCGGAGCGGCCCGGCCGCCGCGGGCGCTTCAGCGAGGCCGAGGGACAGGACCTGCTGGAAGGCATCCTCCACGTCCACCGTGACGGCTTCGGTTTCGTGCACCCGTCGTCGGGGGAGGGGGACAACGTCTTCCTGCCGCCGCACGAGGCGCAGCGCGCGCTCGACAATGACCGGGTGGTGGTGGCCGTCTCCGGGAGGCCTCCTCGCCTGGAGGGCCGGCTCGTCCGCGTGGTGCAGCGCCGCCGCGAGCTGGCGGTGGGCACCTACGTGGTGAAGGGCCGCTACGCGGTGGTGTACCCCACGGACTCCAGCCTGCCGGGCCCCATCCGCGTGCCGCTGACGCAGATGGCGCGCGAGGGTGACCTGGTGAAGGTCCAACTGGGCATCGGCGCCCAGATGTTGGATCCGGACCGGGGCCTGCACGGCGAGGTGGCCGGCTCCCTGGGCAAGCCTGGAACGCCGGGCGCGGAGGTGCTGGGCGTCGCCTACTCGCAGGGCTTCTCCGACGAGTTCCCGCCGGAGGTCATGAGCGAGGCGGACCGCTACGCGGTGCGGGTGTCGGACGAGGAGGCCCGCGGCGAGCAGCGGCGCGACCTTCGCGCGATGCCGCTCATCACCATCGACGGTGAGGACGCCCGCGACTTCGACGACGCCGTCTACGTGGAGGACCGGCCGGACGGGTGGCGGCTGGTGGTGGCCATCGCGGACGTGTCGCACTACGTGTGGGAGGGCAGCGCGCTCAACACGGAGGCGCTGCGCCGGGCCACGTCCGTGTACCTGCCGGACCGGGTGCTGCCCATGCTTCCGGAGCGGCTGAGCAACGGCATCTGCTCCCTGCGCCCGGACGAGGACCGGCTGTGCATGGTGGCGGACATGACGTACGACCGCCGCGGCCACCGCCAATCCCATGACTTGTACCCGGCGGTGATGCGCAGCGCGGCGCGGTGCACGTACAACGAGGTGCAGGACGTCCTCGACGGCAAGGACGTGCCGCACCGCAACGCGCTCAAGCCCCACTTCGAGCGGCTGATGGCGCTGGCCCGCGCGCTGATGAAGATGCGCAAGGAGCGGGGCGCCATCGACTTCGACCTGCCCGAGCACAAGGTGGTCCTGGGCGAGGACGGCCTGCCCGAGCGCATGGACAAGCGCGAGCGCAAGGACAGCCACCGGCTCATCGAGGAGTGCATGCTCGCCGCCAACGAGGCGGTGGCCATGTTCTTCCAGGACGAGGGCCTGCCCACGGTGTACCGGTTCCACGGCGAACCGGACCCGGAGAAGCTGGCCACCTTCGCGGCGCTGGCGGAGGCCTATGGCTTCAAGATGCGCGTCGAGGACGGCGTGGCGTCGAAGGAGCTGGATGCCTTCATCAGCCAGCTCCAGGGGCACCCGGAGCAGCGAGCCCTGAACCAGCTCCTGCTGCGCTCCATGATGCAGGCCATCTACACGTCGTCGCGCGTGGGCCACTACGGCCTGGCCGCCGAGCACTACCTGCACTTCACGTCGCCCATCCGGCGCTACCCGGACCTGTTGGTGCACCGGCTGCTCAAGGCGCACTGGGCCCGGCGGGGCCGCAAGCCTTCACCGTCGATGCTGGAGCGCGAGGAGGACCAGCTCGAGGACATGGCCGCGCAGTGCTCCGAGCGCGAGCGCGCGGCGATGCAGGTGGAGCGGGAGGTGGTGTCCTTCTACGCGTGCCTGATGATGAAGGACCGCGTGGGCGAGGAGTTCGCCGCCACGGTGGCGGCCATCACCGACTTCGGCTTCTTCGTCGAGCTGGACGAGGAGCACGTCGAAGGCCTGGTGAAGGCGGAGACGCTGGGGCCCGGCGCGAAGCTGGACAAGCTGACGCACTCCCTGGTGTACGCGAATGGCCGCCGCGTGCGGGTGGGGCAGAAGCTGCGCGTGCGGCTGACGTCCGTGAACGTGACGGCGAAGAAGATCGACTTCGAAGCGCTCCAGTTCGAGGGCGAGGCGCCACTGAGTCGCGCCGGGACGGCGGGTGCGCAGCCGCACCGGCGTCAGGCGTGGATGGCCGAGGCGCCTTCTCATCGCGAGCGGGGCGGACGGCGGGAACAGCGCGAGCAGCGCCCGGGGCGCCGGGAACGCGAAGCCGCGGGCCGGGGGCCTTCTCAAGGGACTCGTGAGGAGATGGACGCGGGACGTCCGCGTGGGCGGTTCTCTCGCGATGGTCGTCGCGAGGAGGCCGCGCCTCACCGGAATGAGCCGCGCTTCCCACCCAGGGCTCCCGAGGGACAGGGCACGCAGCCGACCGAGTCACCGGCGTGGTCCAAGCGCAGGACGTTCATCCGCCCGGAGCCGCCCGTCGCGGCGCCCGTCGCCGAGACAGCCGCACCACGGCCGCCTGAAGCGCCGTCCGCGCCCGCTCCGTGGGAGGTGCCCACGGGCGAGGAGGGGGCCCGGTCTCCACACCCCGGCTTCGACCGGATTCGCGCGCTGGCCGCTCAGCGGCACGGTGGGGCCGATACCCGCGGCGCGGGACCTGGCCGGCCGCACGCGAAGCAGAAGCCACAGGGCGGACCCGGGCCTCGGTACCCCGCGCCCAAGCCCAGGCCCCCGTCCGAGGACGGCAAGGCCTTCTCGATGGAGCCTCCACGCCCTCCGCCTGAGGACGAGCAGGCCTTCTCGATGGAACCGCCGCGTCCTCAGCCCGAGGCACGCGTTGAAGCACCCGCGCGCGTGCTCGCGCCCGCCCACGTCAAGGCCGAGCCAGCGGCTCCCACGCCAGTGGCGGAGGGGCCCGTTTCGTCCGCGCCCACCCGCGTCGACAGGCCCAAGGCCGCCGAGCCAGCGAATGAGGCTCCGGCTCAGAAGGGGCAGGCTGCCGAGGTGAAGTCGGCGGCGCTGAAGGCCGAGCGAACTCCGCCTCGACAGGAGGTCGGGGAGGGTGCCAGCAGGAATGCCAAGGACAAGAATGCGGCTCCCACGCAGGCCGCCACGGCTGCTGGAGCGAAGGCGGCGGTAAGTGCGCCCGCGAAGAAGGCCGCTGGAGTGAAGGCGGCGGTAAGTGCGCCCGCGAAGAAGGCTGCTGGAACGGCGGCGGTAAGTACGCCCGCGAAGAAGGCTGCGGGAACGGCGGCGGTAAGTACGCCCGGGAAGAAGGCTGCGCGGAAGGCCCAGGTGCAGGTTCCCGCGAAGAAGGCTGCGGGAACGGCGGCGGTAAGTACGCCCGGGAAGAAGGCCGTTACGTCGAAGGCGACGGTAAGTGCGCCCGCGAAGAAGGCTGCTGCGCCGGAGGCCCAGGTAAAGGTGTCTGCGAAGCAGGCCATTGCGTCGAGGGCGACGGCAAATGTGCCCGCGAAGAAGGCCGTTACGTCGAAGGCGACGGTAAGTGCGCCCGCGAAGAAGGCTGCTGCGCCGGAGGCCCAGGTGCAGGTTCCCGCGAAGCAGGCCACTGCGTCGAGGGCGACGGTAAATGTGCCCGCGAAGAAGGCCGTTACGTCGAAGGCGACGGTAGGTGCGCCCGCGAAGAAGGCTGCTGCGCCGGAGGCCCAGGTAAAGGTGTCCTCGAAGGAGGCCGCCGCGCCGAAGGCCCCGGTGAAGGTGCCCACGAAGAAGGCTGCTGCGCCGGAGGCCCAAGTAAAGGTGTCCTCGAAGGAGGCCGCCGCGCCGAAGGCCCCGGTGAAGGTGCCCACGAAGAAGGCTGCTGTGCCGAAGGCCCAGGTGAAGGTGCCCGCGAAGCAGGCGAAGGCGTCGGGCGCCGCGAAGCAGGCGAAGGCGTCGGGCGCCGCGAAGCAGGCGAAGGCGTCGGGCGCCGCGAAGAAGCAGGGGCCTTCCGGGAGCAAGAAGCGCTGA